A section of the Sedimentisphaera cyanobacteriorum genome encodes:
- a CDS encoding RNA-binding domain-containing protein, with protein sequence MDTEELKKIIRRGEDTKHQFKENINNETSLAAEIAAFANTLGGLLLIGVSDTGEIKGLSSSDVNRIGRMVSNACSQGLRPAVNPITENIECENGFVIAAQIEEGISKPYTDKDGVIWVKSGPDKRKATSREEIQRMFQSSSLIHGDEVLIKSMDSKHIDKEAFAEFMEKEFDIAPEAENLERSLENLNLMRDGSLNLAGALLFGKRPHIQLPAFIVKCVCYPGKEISANNYIESKDIKGTIPQMFEGVTAFLLRNIRWIQNGKDINSIGDPEIPRIALVELVVNALIHRDYFISAPVRIFIFSDRVEIISPGHLPNNLTVENIKNGNSNIRNPILASFAAKLLPYRGLGSGIRRSLKAYPGIQFEDDRDGNLFKCQLIRKQI encoded by the coding sequence ATGGATACCGAAGAACTAAAAAAAATTATAAGGCGCGGCGAAGACACGAAACATCAGTTCAAAGAAAATATCAACAACGAAACATCTTTAGCGGCTGAGATTGCGGCCTTTGCTAACACTTTAGGCGGCTTACTTCTAATTGGCGTGTCAGATACCGGTGAGATTAAAGGCCTCTCCAGCAGTGATGTAAACAGAATAGGAAGAATGGTTTCAAACGCCTGTTCTCAAGGGCTGCGGCCGGCTGTAAACCCCATAACAGAAAATATAGAATGTGAGAACGGCTTTGTTATTGCTGCCCAAATCGAAGAAGGCATTTCCAAACCTTATACTGACAAGGATGGAGTGATTTGGGTTAAAAGCGGGCCAGACAAGAGAAAAGCTACATCCAGAGAGGAAATTCAAAGGATGTTTCAGAGCTCAAGCCTAATCCACGGTGATGAGGTTTTGATAAAATCGATGGATTCAAAGCATATTGACAAAGAGGCCTTCGCAGAATTTATGGAAAAGGAGTTTGATATAGCCCCTGAAGCAGAAAATCTCGAACGTTCACTCGAAAACCTAAACCTTATGAGGGACGGGTCTTTGAATCTTGCAGGAGCTCTTTTGTTCGGTAAAAGGCCGCATATTCAGCTTCCGGCTTTTATAGTTAAGTGCGTCTGCTACCCGGGCAAAGAGATATCTGCAAACAACTACATAGAAAGCAAAGATATTAAAGGAACTATCCCGCAGATGTTTGAGGGAGTAACAGCATTTTTGCTTAGAAATATTCGATGGATCCAGAACGGCAAAGATATAAATTCAATTGGAGACCCCGAGATCCCGCGAATTGCCTTAGTGGAGCTGGTGGTTAATGCCCTGATACACAGAGACTACTTTATCTCCGCCCCTGTAAGAATTTTTATCTTCTCAGACAGAGTGGAGATTATAAGTCCCGGGCATTTGCCGAATAATCTTACAGTGGAAAATATTAAAAACGGAAATTCCAACATAAGAAACCCGATCCTTGCGTCCTTCGCAGCAAAACTCCTTCCATATAGAGGTTTAGGCAGCGGGATAAGGCGTTCGCTGAAAGCATATCCCGGTATTCAGTTCGAAGACGACAGAGACGGCAATTTATTCAAATGCCAATTGATTAGAAAACAAATTTGA